The region CTTTCAAGGATACTTGACTTTTGCTTACTATATTGTTGCCCCGACCCTGACTCAAATATTTTGATGCATTCCATAAACTTCTGGGCCACTTCTTTGTTTGCTCGAGAGAAAAGAATGGTATCATTAGCAATCATGAGGTGGGACATTGGGGGTGCATTCATTGCAATGGAAATTCCATGGATTTTTCCCAGCCTTTGCTCTTGAGGATTAGTTTAAAGAGCTCTTCATTGCAAAGTAGGAATAGAAAAGGGGATAACGGATCCCCTTGTCTCAATCTTCTTTTTGGGAACATTCGCTTTAGTGGCATTCCATTGAGTAGTACTGAATAAGAGATTGTGGTCACACATGACATGACTAGCTTGCACACATGATTACTGAGATCGTTAGCTTGAAGAACCCTTAAGAGAAAGGGTCACTTAATTCTATCATAGGCCTTATGCATATCCAACTTAATTTCCATAAGACCACTAACTCATTTCTTCCTTTGAATGGTATGGATAGTTCATGTGCTAGTATAGATGATTTTGCAATCCATCTTCCTAGGATGAAAGCCGATTGCAAAGGTGAAATAAGTTTATCCATGAGTGGTTGCAGCCTATTTGATATGATCTTCGCCATGATTTTGTGTGCAAAGTTACAGAGACTAATCTGGCCAAATAGCTCCACTCTATTTGGATTCTTGATAACTCTATGAAAATAGAGTTATTTAGCTCTTTTTGTGAATTGAATTAGTTTTGTTCTCaagtatttttagtttattttagtgacttttaattagttttaaataattattcattttaatattttaatatttttatattagtattaattaatttttatattatttttatttagtttccTATTAAGTAATTAATTTACCTCAATTATGTATAATTTTGAAGATAACTAAATTGATTTCAAATGCTAATTTTTGGTGCAAGTATTTCAGGAATGCTGCAGCATTTTCTATAGCAAAAGACACAGCAAACACTTTGTAAAAGATGATGTGAACATCATACAAGTCATTTGATCTATAATCTAAAGGTGACAATAAGAGGTTCACAATGACTTATTTGAGCTGGTTTTAAGTGGTCCAAAAGAGAATGGGCCTTGAACTTGATAGCAAAAGAAATTGGGCAAAAATAGGGCAGTTTCCCTAATTTGTGGTGCCCTAGCTTTATACAAAAGAGAACCCAACCACCATTTGAGAGAGAGTTGTCATTGTAGAGAGACGAAcacaaaaaatgaagaagaagaagaagaaattccaAGCTTGAGGAGTAGAATCCAAGGAAGAGGAGGAAGACAAGATCATTGATTCATCTTCTTCGGCTTGTTTTCTCCTCTTTAATCTCATTTAGTTTGTAATTtctatctttttttattttaatacccATGGGCATATTTGATTTTGGATTTGTGTTCTTGAATTTagatatgaactaaacattttgAGACTTGAATTATTAATGAATTCTATGTCTTAGTtttctagcactttattttagcaaaaaatacccattgttcattcaagtgtgcttaatgatgaattcgtgttgttgtttggccatcaATGGCAAAATGGTTGGTTATATTTGTGCTGGGAAGTTTTGTGGAATATAATCCACATCAACTAACTTACCTATCAAAGTCAACTCTCCTATTTTTTAGAATTCTGTTTTTTTGTTTTTCCTGTTACATTTCAATTGTATGTTTTTTAGTCTCTTTTTGGTCTCAACTAGTTGTATATATAAGGCTTGTGTCTTGTGTCATTTGGTTGTAGAAAACGGTAAGAGAATTGAGAAAAAAGAGCTTTTTGGGAAACACTTAGAGTGAGTTTTGCATCGGGCTGAGAGTGAGAGTTCTTGTGAGAGTTTTGTACCTCAGTTCAAGTTTGGTAACTGTGTTTTGTAACCTCAAGAACAAGTTCACACTAGTTGCATTTGTGACTTGTATGCCTAGTGGAACTCCATGTTTGGAAGAACTGGATTAGACCATAGCAATATGGTTGAACCAGTATAATTCTTGTGTTCTTGTTCCTtctctttttctattcttattttgttTTGTCTAAATCTTGTTAAAGTGCTATTGTTATTATATAATTCTTgtcttttgatttattttgtgtTTGAGTCTTGTTGTTGTAGAGTGAAATACAACAAGTGGTACCAGAGGCCAGGTTTCGAACAAGAAGAAGACTCATTGTAAATTGCTGCAAGAATCAAGAAAGATACAAGAATGGCTTCTCCATCAACAAGATTCGAGTTAGACAAATTTGATGGAACTGGGGATTTCAGCTTGTGGAAAGAGAAGCTGATGGCCATTCTCATCTGCCAAAAGCTTGACTCAGCTTTGGAAGTGGGAACACAAACAGAAAAAACTGAGAAACAAGAGAAATCAGAGAAGAATGAAGAAGAATTTTTAATAACTAATTATTTCTCATATATAGAAGGCGTGTgatatttctctctctcttcccatgGGGCGGAGGAGGAAAGTTATATTGAAGCTGGCGGTGGTTTCCGATGAATCTACAGTGGAGGTCCTCTCTTCGCATGCTGATACGACGGTTGAGACGGTCATTGCTGAGGAATTTCATGAACCATGTGCAGAGTTAGAGTCTGACCATGGAGTTGAGGAGGTTGATGAAGGATATACAATTCGATCTTCATCTCGAACAGTGAATTGGGCGGAGGAGGTTGAGGGTAAAGACTTTCAGAACTCTGCTAAAGAAGTTTGGAGTAAATTCAAATCGAACCAGGTTCGAACTCCTTCGACTAGACTGGATTTTTCTGAACCTATGAAAGTTGGGGACCAGGTTGTAGCTAGGCTTGATCTGGAAGAGGTGGAGGTCGAGGCGTCATTCTGGAGGAATGCCATTGTCTGTATCATTCTAGGTGCCAACCCTCCTTTTCGAGTTTTTGAAGGTTTCATCAAACGTATTTGGGGAAATCTGGGGATTGAAAAGATTGTGCGTATGCACTCAGGCTTTACTCTGGTTAACTTCAGGGATGAGACCACTCGAGACCTGATTTTGGAAACAGGGGTTATTCACTTTGATAGAAAACCAGTCGTACTTCGCCCTTGGACTACAAATTTGGATTCGGTTAGAATGGTCAAATCTGTCCCGGTTTGGATTCGCTTGAATGGGTTGGGATTGCAATATTGGGGTAAGAAGAGCCTTAGTGCTCTGGTGAGTACTATTGGCAAACCTATTATGGTGGACAAGGTGACTCAGAGCAGAGATATGGTGAAATATGCTCGGGTATTGGTTGACATGGAGATTTCGGATCATCCTCCTAAGAGCATTGCTTTTATCAATGAACGAGGTCAGTTAGTTGAGCAATCGGTTGAGTATGAATGGCTCCCATCTAAGTGTGCTGCTTGTGCTCAATTAGGGCATATTGTGGCTGATTGTAACAAGGGGAAATGAGGTATTTGGATGAAGAAAACAGCTGATGTTAAAGTAGACAAATCTGAGCAAATAGATAATGGTATTGAAAGTGCTAAACAACAAGATTCTGGTGTTGCTAGTTTAGTTCACAGTGAACCTTTCAGTGCAGTTCCGGATGAGGAAGGAAGGGATGAGCCATTACATAAGAGTATTGAGTTGAAGGTGAATAATAACGCACAGAATTTACATAGAACAACTCAGCTCGTTGAATCTAGTAAAACAGATACTGGTGGTACCTGGTCTACTCCTAAAAGACGTGGGTCTAAACAGATTGTGGCTTCTCTTAACAAGACAGTGGTAGATCCTAGCAAGGCTATTGTTAGTAATGGTTATGCTATTTTACAAGAAACAGGGGGAGGGACTATGGTTACTAATTTTTCCTCCTTAGCCTGATGGAAGTTTGTAATTTGATAGGGTGGAATGTGAGGGGTATGAATAAAAAAGATAAGCAAAAGGCTATCTTAGATGTTTGTAAGGAGAACAAGGTTGGGTTTGGAGCTTTTTTTGAAACGAAGGTGAAGCATGAGAAGATTCAAGAAGTTTTTGGGAATAATTGTCACAATTGGGACTATTTTTCTAGTTCCATTATCTCTGGAAGGATATTGATTATATGGCAAGCTAAGTTTGTGCAGGTGGATATTTTGTTTGAGGACCCCCAACTTGTCCATTGTAGAGTCAAAGTCAGTGGGCAAAAGGATATGTTCCTTGCTACGGTAGTGTATGGAAGCAACTCTATGGTAGATAGGAAATCTCTTTGGGACAAACTTGCTAACATTGGGCATCCGAATTCTCCTTGGATCATTTTCGGGGACTTCAATGCAATGTTTAGCTTTCAGGATAGGAATGGAGGTCGTCAGATTTTAGCTAAAGATATTGTTGATGCTCAAGATTGGCTGGCTTTAGGCCAAGTGGAAGAATTT is a window of Humulus lupulus chromosome 4, drHumLupu1.1, whole genome shotgun sequence DNA encoding:
- the LOC133831931 gene encoding uncharacterized protein LOC133831931, which produces MGRRRKVILKLAVVSDESTVEVLSSHADTTVETVIAEEFHEPCAELESDHGVEEVDEGYTIRSSSRTVNWAEEVEGKDFQNSAKEVWSKFKSNQVRTPSTRLDFSEPMKVGDQVVARLDLEEVEVEASFWRNAIVCIILGANPPFRVFEGFIKRIWGNLGIEKIVRMHSGFTLVNFRDETTRDLILETGVIHFDRKPVVLRPWTTNLDSVRMVKSVPVWIRLNGLGLQYWGKKSLSALVSTIGKPIMVDKVTQSRDMVKYARVLVDMEISDHPPKSIAFINERGQLVEQSVEYEWLPSKCAACAQLGHIVADCNKGK